GGTTTGAACATCATAACCATCTTTCTTGAAAATGTTTTTCAATGTGTCTCCAATAACTGCATTTCTTGCATGACCAACATGCAATCAACCTGTTGGATTAGCAGACACTAGCTCCACATTAATTGTCTTATTTTTTTTCTCATTATTTCCAAAATTATTTTTTTCTTCAAGCACACCCTTAATAACATCGGTAACAATTTCAGATTTAAGAGTAACATTGATAAAACCAGGACCAGCAATTTCTACAAATTCATAATTATTAGTTTTTTGCAATTTTAAAATTATTTCTTCTGCAATAGATTTTGGTGATTTTTGTAAAATTTTAGCATTCACAAGAGCAATAGTTGTTGAAAAATCGCCTTTAAAATTTGTTTTGTTAATTTCAACTATTGGTTCTGTTTTTAAATTCATTTGATTTGCAATTTCTTGCAAATCTTTTTTGAAAATATTGACGACTGATTTCATATATAACCTCTTATCTATGTTTATAATTATAATTCAAAAATACACAAATTAAAAACGAACCATTCAATACGGTTCGTTTTTAAAGATTAATTTAATGTTGACACTGATGTAGTTTCAACCTGCATGCTGTTAATAATATTTTGAGTGTTATTATTATTAAATTCTATTTGTTTTAAGATTAAATCATGCATTTCAATTAGGTAGATTATTAGATAGATTAAAAAGATAAGACCAAAAACAGGAATTCCAATTATAAAAATAACATTGGCTACAAAATCTACTTTTAAGCCGATCAAATTAGTTGTTCAAACACTAATGTCTATAAGAACAGGTCTATTTTGGAAATGAATAAAATCAAGAGTTATTCCGTCACCGTTAAATTGTGCATTTGCTAATTTCATTACAAATGCAATCAAAACTAAATTTATAAGCATTATTGTAAATAGATATAAAAAGAAATTTAACTTTTTTTTCTTCTTTACAAATGCAGAATTTTTATTTAAATGAATTTTATTAATAGTTTTTTTGTCAATTTCAACATTATCATTTGCAAAAATCAATTTAGAATTAGAAGCTGTTAACACCTCTACATTTTCTTCGTTATTGTTTAAATAAATTTTCTTAACAATTTTGTTAGTTTTTTGTTTATTAGATTGATCATAGACAATTTCTTCAACTACAGGTTTTGTTTCATAATTTTCATTTACAAAACTTGTGATTTTTTTAATTAAAGAACCATTTGATTTTGGTTGTTTTGGTTTGACTTCTTTTATCAAAATTGGTTGTACAATAACTTTGCTTTGAACTTTTTTTGCTGCTGTTGATTTAATTTCTTTTGGTTTATTAGAAGTTTTATTATTGATAGCTGTCTTTTTTACGGCTGTCTTTTTAGTCACTGGTTTAGAAGAAATTGTATTTTTCGATGATTTTGCAACTACTTTTTTATTCATTACTTTCTTTTCTCCTTTTGCAACCATATGTAATGGCTCTTCTAACAAGTTAACTCTGTAGGGATAAGCTCTTAATTCATTATTTTGTTTAATTCTTTTGGTTTTGTTAATTTTATTAGCTGTTTGTAAAACATTTTTAGGAACTGCAATATTAGTATTTTTTTTCATCTTTACCTCACTTATTTCACTTAACAACTAAATAGTCATTAATTCTTTTTCTTTTGCTTTTGCTAAATCATCAAGCTCCTTTGTATATTTGTCTGTTAGTGTTTGAATTTGTTTCTCAACATCTTTTACAAGATCTTCAGAAATATCTTTATTTTTTTTAGCACTGTCAATAGCATTGCGTCTTTCGTTTCTAATTCTGATTTTAAAAACTTCTAACTCTTTGTTTACTTTTTTTGCTAATTCTTTTCTAATTTCTTGTGTTAATGGGGGAATATTAATTCTAATAATTTCTGCATCAGCAATTGGGTTTAAACCTAATCCCGCTTTATTTATGCCTCCAACAATTTCGCTTATTTGTGATCTATCATATGGTTTGATAGTTATCAACTGTGGTTCTGGAGTGTTGATTTGTGATGTTTGACTAATTGGCGTTGGTGTTCCATAGAAGTTAACCATAACTTTATCCAAAATCGAAACGTTAGCTCTCCCTGTTCTAATTGTTGTTGCATATTCTTTTCAAGCATTTATCGTTTTTTTCATATCAGATTCTGTTAGTTGTAAAATTTGCTCTATCATCTTAAAGTATCCTTTTCTAAATTATTCTATTATTGTCGAATTTAACTTTCCATTCATTACTTTAACAATATTGTTTTCGCCTTGCATATCAAAAACTTCAATTTTCATTTTGCCATCTCTTGCTAAAGTAACAGCGGTTTGATCCATCACCTGTAAATTCTTTTTAGTCATTTCTAAATATGATATATGTTCAATCATTTTTGCATGAGGATTTATTTTTGGGTCCGAATCATAAACTCCTGCAACACCATTTTTAGCCATTAACAAGACATCTGCGCCAATTTCTATAGCTCTAATAGTAGCTCCAGTGTCTGTTGTGAAATGAGCATATCCAGTTCCACCTGTAAAAATTAAAATATAACCTTCATCTAATTTGTTTCTTGCTTCTTTAAAACTATAAGATTTTGTTACAGTACGAATTTCTAAAGCTGAATAAACAATTACTTTTTTATAATCTAATCTTTGAAGAGTTGCTTCTAAAGCTAAACCATTCATAACGGTTGCCATCATACCCATATAATCAGCATTAATCTGAGGTAATTCTAATGTGGAGGCCAACTTACCTCTTCAAATATTTCCGCCCCCAACAACAATTCCTAATCGTGCACCTTGAGTTGACAACTCAATAATTTGTTTTGCAACATTTTCTAATAAATCTTTTGAATAGATATCTTCTTCAGACCTCAAAGCTTCACCACTCAATTTTAATAATGCAGTTTTGTATTTTAAACCCATAAAACTCCTTTAATACTTATTCAAATTATAACTTAAAACATAATTATTATATAAATTTAGAAAGTAAACAAAAGTTTGGGGGCATAAAAAATTGGAAATGTCCAAATTTTTTATTTGTTAATTAACTTAGATATAAGTGTAGTCTATTTTTGTATACATGCAAAATACTCTTGATAATCTAATTTAATATTTCTGTTAAATTGAGTTTTTGCTATATATCTATATCTTATATATTTATATTAATTTTTAATTTATGTTACTTAAAATATTATGTTTAAAAAATAATTTTTTAAACATTTACAAAATCTGGCATTTCTAATAATTTTATTTGACTTATAAAAAATGAGAATGAGAATGATTAATAAATGCTTAACAAAATAACGCATCTTTTAAAAAAATAAATCTGGTATTATTATTGGTATTTTTAAAAAAATAAAAATTATTAAAAAATTTAAAAATCTTTTTTTATTGAATAAAAAATGAATAAAATGTCTTGCAAAATTTTAAACTAATTTGTAGTTCAAAATTTTGCAAGACATTCATTTAAAAGTGTTACACTTTCAGTTTTTAATTTGTGAAGTTTTAATTTGTATTTTTAAGTATATATTTTTACTGGTTCTTATTTTTCTTAAATTATTTTCTATTACTAAAAAAAGAACATTTTCATTTTAATCTTCTTTTAATTCAATTTTTTTTGGTAATTTTTTAGAAACTTTCTTTTTTCTTACTATAGGCTTTTTTTTGTTTATTTTAACTTCATTTGCTTTATCAACATTTTTAGCTGGCTTTTTTTTGTTTATTTCAGCTTTATTTACGTTATCAACATTTTTAGCTGGCTTTTTTTTGTTGAATTGGACATCATCATTATTTTTTATAATTTCGCTTGTTTCTTTTGCGGAAAGATCTTGAAAATTAAGCTTTTGATATTCAACTTTTTTTAATTTATCACCTATTTTTTTCATAAAAAGAATTAATTCTTTTTTAGTCATTTCATCTAAAACGACATCTTCAACATCTATGTTGTTTAAAATAGCATAGTTTTTAATTTTATAAGCATTTTTAACTAATTCACTTAAATTTTCTTTGATTAAAATTGAACCATCTGATTTTGCTCTTTGTTGCAAGAAAGTCAACTCGTTATCACTTTCATCATTAATTTCTTCAAAAAATGTTTTGTCTTCTTCTTGATAAGGATAAATATCAGCATCAGGATTTTCAATTTCTAAAACATCAGGATTAATATTTGTATTTTCGGATGCTTGTGCTTGTTTTAATGTTATTTTTTGTTTGAACTTAATAACTAGAACAATTCAAGTAAGTACTAAAATAGGCAAAACAATTAACAAAATAATATTGGCTATGTAATCAATTATGTTGGACAAATTCAAGTTTGTTGGAGGAGTTATTCCAATAGTTTTAAATGCTTCTAAAATACTTCATTTATTTACGATTGCATTTACAATTTTTATTAAAAAGAATGCAACTATTATTGCTACTACAGCACATATTAAACCAATTTTTACTTTATTAATTTTTGCTTTTTTTAACACTTCTTTTTTGTTGTTTGTTTTTTGTTGTTTTTCCATTAGTATCCTTTCTTAATATAAAAACCCTTCTTTACATAAAAGAAAGGTTTAAGTTCAAGTTATTTTTAACTTTTTATTATAAATTTATTCGATTTATAATATCTTCTAAATCATTAATTAATTTGTTTAATTGTGAGTTGATCATTTCTGCATCTGATATAGAAACTCTAAATTCACCTAATTTAAATAAATTTTTATTATTACTAATTTCAAGCATTAAATTTTTGTTTAATTGCTTTTTAAATTTAATTAAATCTTCTAAATTAGATTCTACATCATGACCACTAAAAAATTTTTTAATTTGTTCTGTCATAATTTTTTACCTTTCTATTTTAATCAACTACAGTAATTTGTTGAAGTAAAACATTCAATGTTCTATTTGCAGCTGTATATAAGTCGTCGTTGCCTTTTGTTAAAAACACTACATAATAACTTGTGTTTTGCGTATTTTTAATTGTTGATCTAGTCATTGCCTGACTTGAATCAACAAAACCACTTAATGATTTTGTTTGCCCTAAAACGCTTTCAAGATTTTCATTTAAGTTATCTTGATTTTTATCGAAGAATAAAACTTCATCAACTTTAAATAAACTTTCGCTTGTAGTAGAACCATAGTTAAATGAAGTTGAGTTTCTAAAATACTCACTATTTATAAATTTATTTATTTTCTCGTCTTTATCATCGCCTGTAAAAATAGCTAAGCTTTCTACAAATGCTTTTTGTTGCTCTTTTATAGTTTCTACATTTCAATCTTGAGTAATTTTTTTATTAGATAAATAATTTTTTTGAACTTTTGAAGTATTATTATTTGCACTGAATTGAATAAATTGTGGTTCAATGTGTTTATTATTGTTGTTTTCAGTTAAAACATACCATTGTAAAGCTTTAGATTGAATTTTTAAAATTTCAACACTCGTTTTAATTTCATTAAGTTTTTGTTCAATTATTTCTTGTGAAAATTC
The sequence above is drawn from the Williamsoniiplasma somnilux genome and encodes:
- the frr gene encoding ribosome recycling factor, with translation MIEQILQLTESDMKKTINAWKEYATTIRTGRANVSILDKVMVNFYGTPTPISQTSQINTPEPQLITIKPYDRSQISEIVGGINKAGLGLNPIADAEIIRINIPPLTQEIRKELAKKVNKELEVFKIRIRNERRNAIDSAKKNKDISEDLVKDVEKQIQTLTDKYTKELDDLAKAKEKELMTI
- the pyrH gene encoding UMP kinase, which encodes MGLKYKTALLKLSGEALRSEEDIYSKDLLENVAKQIIELSTQGARLGIVVGGGNIWRGKLASTLELPQINADYMGMMATVMNGLALEATLQRLDYKKVIVYSALEIRTVTKSYSFKEARNKLDEGYILIFTGGTGYAHFTTDTGATIRAIEIGADVLLMAKNGVAGVYDSDPKINPHAKMIEHISYLEMTKKNLQVMDQTAVTLARDGKMKIEVFDMQGENNIVKVMNGKLNSTIIE